The sequence GCGGCGCCCCTGCCTGGCCCTCCGGTTCCCCGTCGCCGACGGCGGACCTCAGGTCGAGGGACACGTCGTACCCGTCGACGGACAGCAGGGCGGCCCGCTCCCGGGCCTCGTCGCGGGACAGATTCTCACCGGGCACGTGCGGCACTCCCTCGTGATCGCGTGGATGGCGGCTGAACAGGACCGATCCTGCCATGCGCTCCTGACGGGCGGACCGGGGAATGGCAGGGCGAGCGGTGGTGTTCTCGCGGAAAAGTGTTCCCCACGAGGAGAGACATGTCGGACAAGACCCCCGTCGACTTCTGGTTCGACCCGCTGTGCCCCTGGGCCTGGATGACCTCCCGCTGGGTGCTGGAGGTGGAGAAGGTCCGTGACATCGAGGTCCGCTGGCATGTGATGAGCCTCGCGGTGCTCAACGAGAACAGGCTGGACGAGCTGCCCGAGGAATACCGCGAGATGCTCGAGACCAAGGCGTGGGGGCCGGTCCGGGTCGTCATCGCGGCACAGCAGGAGCACGGCGCCGAGGTGCTCGGTGACTTCTACACCGCGCTCGGCACCCGCATCCACAACCAGGGTCAGGGCCCGGAGAAGGCGGCCGTGGCCGCCGCCCTCAAGGACGCCGGGCTGCCCGAGTCCCTCATGGACCACTGGGACGCCACCCCCTACGAGGCCGAGCTGCGCGCCTCCCACAAGGAGGGCATCGACAAGGTCGGCCAGGACGTCGGCACCCCGGTCATCGCGGTCCCGGGCTCCGACGGCGAGCAGATCGCCTTCTTCGGCCCGGTCGTCACCCCCGCCCCGAAGGGCGAGGAGGCGGCCCGCCTGTGGGACGGCACGCTGGCCGTGGCCTCGGTGCCGGGCTTCTACGAGATCAAGCGGACCCGCACCAAGGGCCCCGACTTCAGCAACCTGTAGGGGCCCTGGGCATGGGAAGGCCCTCGCGAGTCCTGTCCTCGCGAGGGCCTTCCGTTCATCCGCCTGCCGCCGCGAAAGGTGAGAAGACGATCACGAGGCAGGACGACCCGGTGGCTCAGCCGGCCGGCAGCAGTACGTCCGCGCGGGACCTCGCGGCCTCGTAACGGCGGGCCACGTCCTGCCAGTTGACGACCTGCCACATGGCCTCGACGAAGTCCGCCTTCTGGTTGCGGTACTGCAGGTAGAAGGCGTGCTCCCAGGCGTCGAAGACGAGGAGCGGGGTCGAGCCCTGGCCCACGTTGCCCTGGTGGTCGTAGACCTGCTCGACGATCAGGCGCCCGCTCAGCGGCTCGTACGCGAGCACGCCCCAGCCCGAACCCTGGGTGGTGGCCGCGGCCTTGGACAGCTGGGTCCTGAAGGCGGCGAAGGAGCCGAAGGACTCCTTGACCGCCTCGGCCAGCTCACCCACCCCGTCGGCGGCGAGCGGCTCCCCGCCGCCCTCCTTCGGGCCGGTCATGTTCTGCCAGTAGATGCTGTGCAGGATGTGCCCGGACAGGTGGAAGGCCAGGTTCTTCTCGAGTCCGTTGACGTGCCCCCACGACTCCTTGTCCCGCGCCTCGGCGAGCTGCTCCAGGGTGTCGTTGGCGCCCTTCACGTAGGCCGCGTGGTGCTTGTCGTGGTGCAGCTCGATGATCTCCGGGCTGATCACGGGGGCGAGCGCGGAGTAGTCGTAGGGCAGGTCGGGCAGCGTGTAGACGGGCATGGGTGATCCCCTCCGGAACCTTATTGCAAGTAGGTTGCAACTACACGTTAGCAACAAGAGTGTCAGGGCGACAGAAAGGCCCCCACGTGTCGCACGTGGGGGCCGTTGCCGGTGCGGTGCTCAGCGCTTGGCGCGAGCCCGCTGCCGGAGGTAGCCCACGGCCGCCAGCGCCAGCGTCATCGCGCCCGTCGAGTACAGCTGCATGCGGGTGTCCGCCTCGCGGGCCATCAGGACGAAGATCGTGGCCATGCCTGCCAGGGCGACCCAGGTGAGGACCGGGAACGCCCACATGCGGACGACCAGCTTCTCGGGGCTCTCGCGTTCCACGCGGCGGCGCAGCAGGAGCTGGGAGACGGCGATGAAGATCCAGACGACCAGGATCACCGCGCCGATCATGTTCAGCAGCCACTTGAAGACGTCGTTCGGCCGCCAGTAGCTGAGCAGCACGCAGACGAAGCCCAGCACACAGGAGGTCAGGACCGCGATGCGCGGCACCCCGCCGGAGAGCCGGGCCAGGAGCCTTGGGCCCTGCCCGCGCTCGACCAGCGAGAACGCGATGCGCGAGGAGCCGTAGATGTTGGCGTTCATCGCGGACAGGAGGGCGACGAGGACGACCACGTTCATCAGCCGGCCCGCGCCGGGGATGCCGAGGTGGTCGAGCGTGGCGACGTAGGGGCCCTTCGAGACGACCTCCGCCGAGTTCCACGGGACCAGGGTGACCACGACCGCCATGGAGCCGATGTAGAACAGCGCGATGCGCCACATCGCCGTACGGACGGCGGAGGCCACGCCCCGCACCGGGTCCTGCGACTCGGCCGCCGCGATGGTGACCGTCTCCAGGCCGCCGTAGGCGAAGACGGACGCGAGCAGGCCGATGATCAGGCCGTTGCTGCCGTGGGGGAGGAAGTCGGAGAGGTTCGAGGTGCCGGGGGCGTGCGTGCCGGGCAGCACACCCGCGATGGCCAGCACGCCGAGGACCAGGAAGAGGGAGATCGCGCCGACCTTCAGCGCGGCGAACCAGAACTCGAACTCGCCGAAGTTCTTCACGGCGGCCAGGTTCGTCCCGCAGAAGACCAGCATGAACAGCGCCACCCACGCCCACTCGGGTGTGCCGGGCACCCAGCCGGAGACGATGTGCGCGGCGCCGATGCCCTCCAGGCCGACGGCCGTGCACAGCAGGATCCAGAAGGACCAGCCGGCGGCGAACCCCGCCCACGGGCCGATCGCCCGCTCGGCGTGCGCGGAGAAGGAACCCGAGGAGGGGTAGGCGGCGGACATCTCGCCGAGCATCCGCATCACCAGCATCACCAGGAGGCCGGAGACCGTGTAAGCGATCACGATGGACGGACCGGCGGCGGCGATGCCCGCGCCGGAACCGACGAACAGCCCCGCGCCGATCACCCCGCCGAGCGCGATCATCGACAGATGGCGCTGCTTGAGGCCGTGCGAGAGGGAGGCGCCCCGTTCCTCCGGCGGCGTCTGCGTAGTGGTGCTGCTGTCGGGCATGGGTGCGGCTCCCCCGTGCAATGAGCGGGCAAAAACCCCGTCAGTCTGGGCGGCCCGTCCGCTCACGCGGGCGGGCCGCCCAGTATCCGGACACCTGCCGCACGCAGGGTGAACCGGTGGTTACGCGGCCGCGAGCACCGGTGTGTAGTGCGAGGCGTCGCCCTCGATCGAGTAGCTCTCCTTGCCCTCGATGCCGGCCGGGACGTCACCGGCGACGGTCACCCGGTGCAGCCGGCGCGGCTGCCCGTCGTAGTTGTCGATGGCGTAGTGCTGGGTGATCCGGTTGTCGAAGAGGACCAGCTCGTTCTCCGACCAGCGGTGGCGCAGGATGTTCTCGGGGCGGGTGACGTACGTCTGGAGGAGGTCCAGGATCCTGCGGGACTCGCCCGTCGACAGGCCGACGATCCGCTGCGCGAACCCGCCGATGAACAGGCCGCGTTCGCCGGTCAGCGGGTGCACGCGCACCACGGGGTGGGCCGTGCGGTACGTGATGGACGTGAACTGGGCGCGCTGGGCGGCCTTCTCCTCGTCGACCTCCTCGTCCGGTACGGCGTAGTCGTAGTCGTTGGTGTGCTCGGCCCACAGGGTGTCGGCGAAGCGGCGCAGCGGCTCGGGCAGGTCGCGGTAGGCGGCAGCCGCGTTGGCGATCAGGGTCTCGCCGCCGTACGGCGGGACGGTGATCGAGCGCAGGGTGCTGGCCTGCGGCGGGTTGAGGACGAAGGTGACGTCGGTGTGCCAGTGGTTGGCGCGGCCCCGCTCGCTGTCGACGGGCAGCACGTTCGGGGCACCCTCCACGGCGCCGACCGTCGGGTGGGCGGTGGTCAGGTCGCCGAAGTGGCGGGCGAAGGCCTGCTGGCCGGCGTCGTCCAGGCCGTCGGCGGCGAAGACGAGTGCCTTGTGCACGTTGAGGGCCTCGCGGACCGCGGCGACCTGCTCCGGGGCGAGCGGGCGGCTGATGTCGACGCCGGAGACACGGGCGCCGATGCGGGCGGTGACCTTGGTGATCTCGAGGGACATGGGCGGGTCCTTTCAGACGAGGGCGGGAGCCGGGGACAGGTACTGGTTGGCGGGGCGGGGCAGGCCGTAGCGCTCCCGCAGGGTCTGGCGGGGGCCGTATTCGGTGCGGAACAGGCCTCGGGCCCGCAGGATCGGTACGACGTGTTCGACGAAGGCGTCCAGACCGGAGGGCAGCACGGCGGGCATGATGTTGAAGCCGTCGGCGGCGCCCTGCGTGAACCAGCTCTCGATCTGGCCGGCGACCTGCTCGGGCGTCCCGGCGAAGGTGAGGTGGCCGCGTCCGCCGCCGAGCCGGCCGATCAGCTGCCGGACGGTGAGCTTCTCGCGGCGCGCCAGCTCCACCACGAGTGTGTAGCGGCTCTTGGCACCTTCGACGGCGGACTCGGGCGGCAGGTCGCGGGGGAGCGCGGAATCCAGCTCCAGTGTGCCGGGCGCGAGCTGCAGCAGGCTCTCCAGCCGGGCCACCCCGTGGTCGTACACGATGTGGTCCTCCAGCACCTGCTCGGCCGCCCGCGCCTCCGCCTCCGTCGAGCCGAGCACGGGCACGATCCCGGGCAGCACCTTGATGTGCCCGGGGTCGCGTCCGGCCCGCCCGGTACGGGACTTGAGGTCGGCGTAGAAGGCCTGGGCGCCGGCGAGGGTCTGCTGGGCGGTGAAGACCGCCTCCGCGTAGCGCGCGGCGAAGGCCTTGCCGTCCTCGCTCGACCCCGCCTGCACGAGGAGCGGGTAGCCCTGGGGCGTGCGGGGGACGTTGAGCGCGCCCGCGACACTGAAGTACGTGCCCCGGTGCCGGGGCGGGTGGAGCTTGCTGTCGTCGCCCCAGACGCCGGCCGGCTTGTCGGCGACGACCGCGTCGTCCTCCCAGCTGTCCCACAGCTTGAGTGCCACGTCCAGGAACTCGGCCGCCCGGGCGTACCGCTCGGCGTGCGCGGGCTCCGCGTCGAGCCCGAAGTTCCGGGCGGCCTCCGCTCCCGCCGTGGTGACGATGTTCCACCCGGCCCGGCCGCCGCTGATGATGTCCAGCGAGGCGAACCTGCGGGCCAGGTTGTAGGGGGAGTTGTAGGAGGTGGAGGCGGTGGCGATCAGGCCGATGTGCTCGGTGGCCGTCGCCAGCGCGGTCAGCAGGGTGAGCGGTTCCAGCGATCCGGCCGGGCGCTGGGCGAGGTTGCCCCACAGCTGGGGCCCGTCGGCGAGGAAGAGGGAGTCGAAGGTGCCGCGCTCGGCGGCCCGGGCCAGCCGGACGTAGTGCTTCAGGTCGACGTGCGCGTGGGGATCGCTCTCCGGGAGCCGCCACGAGGCCTCGTGGTGGCCGGTGTTCATCAGGAACGCGTTGAGGTGGAGCTTTCTCTCTGTCACTGGTGGTCCTCCGTGACGCCCAGCGCGGTCAGCAGCTGCTCGCGGTACTCGCCCAGCAGGGCTTCGCGGTAGGAGCGCGGGTGGGGGTGGTCGATGGTCAGGTCGAGGCCGATGCGGCCCTGGTCGAGGACGAGGACGCGGTCGGCGAGCACGATCGCCTCGTCCACGTCGTGGGTGACCAGCAGCACGGACGGCCGGTGGCGTTTCCACAGGTCGCGCAGCAGGTTGTGCATCCTGATCCGGGTGAGCGCGTCCAGCGCCCCGAACGGCTCGTCGGCCAGCAGGAGTTCGGGCTCGCGGACCAGGGAGCGGGCGAGCGCGGCCCGCTGGGCCTCGCCGCCGGACAGCTCGCCCGGCCAGGCCCGCTCGCGGCCCTTCAGCCCGACCTCCGCGAGGGCGGCCCGGCCGCGCTCCTCGGCGTCCCTGCCGTCCAGGCCCAGCAGGACGTTGTCCAGCACCCGGCGCCAGGGCAGCAGCCGGGAGTCCTGGAAGACGACCGACACGCGCTCGGGGGCGGTGAGCCGGCCGCTTCCCGCGACCCCGTGGTCGAGTCCGGCGACCGCCCGCAACAGGGTGGACTTGCCCGAGCCGCTGTGCCCGAGCAAGGCCGTGAACTGTCCGGCCGGCAGGTCCAGGTCGATGCCGTCGAGGACCGTACGGTCCTCGAACGACCGGGTCAGGCCGCGGAGCCGGACGGCGGGCCGGGTCAGCTGCTCAGTGTGCGGCGCCATGCCAGCACCCTCCGTTCGATCAGACGGACCGCGCTGTCGGAGACCAGGCCGAAGACGCCGTAGATCAGCAGGCCGACCAGGATCACGTCGGTCTGGCCGTAGTTCTGCGCCTGGAACATCAGGTAGCCGAGGCCGCTGGTGGCGTTGATCTGCTCCAGCACCACCAGGCCCAGCCAGGAGCCGGTCACCCCGAGCCGGAGTCCCACGAAGAATCCGGGCAGCGTGCCGGGGATCACGACCTGGCGGACGAAGGCGAGCCGGGACAGGCCCTGTACCTCGGCGAGTTCGACGTAGCGGCTGTCGATGCCGGACAGCGCGGCGTGCGTGTTCAGGTAGACCGGTACGTAGACGACGATCGCGATGATGGCGATCTTGAAGGCCTCGCCGATGCCCAGCCAGAGGATGAACAGCGGGATCAGGCCGAGTGTCGGGATGGCCCGGTTGAGCTGCACGGTCCCGTCGATCAGCGCCTCCCCGGTCCGGCTGAGCCCGGCGGCGAGGGCGAGCAGCACGCCCGCGACCAGGCCGATCGCGAAGCCGTATCCCGCTCGCTGCAGTGAGGTCAGGACGTCGGCGGGCAGCGTGCCGTCGCTCCACAGGCGACCCGCGGTCCGCAGCACCGTCCAGGGTGCCGGGATTGCCCCCGTGTCGAGGGCCTTGGCGGCGGAGGCGGCGGCCCACAGGGCGAGGACGACGAGGGGGCCGATCAGCCGGGCGGCGGGCAGCCGGCGGCCGGGGGAGAGCCGGCGGCGCCGCCGGACCTCGGGGAGTTCCCCGGCCTGGGCCGCCGGTACGGCGGTCGTCGTGGTCACGGCGGTCATTTCCGGTACTCCTCGGGTACGGCCTTGGCGGCGATCGGCTCGAAGCGGTGGTCGAAGAGCGAGGAGACGTCGAACCTCTTCACGAAGCCGCCTTCGGCGAGCAGGTCGGCGGTCTCCTGCTCCCACTTGATCGCCTCGTCCCAACTGGGCGGGAACAGCGGCTTGTTGGCGAGCCTGGAGATGCCCTGCGCCTGCTGGGGGGTCAGGTTCTGCGTCTTGACGTAGAACTCCTCGTTCCACACGTCCGGGTGCTCGTACTGCCACACCTGGCCCCTCGCCCACTGCGGGATGTAGGCGGCGATCGCGGCGGCCTTGGCGGGGTCGTTCAGCACGGACTGCGGCGCCCACAGCAGGTTGAGCAGGTCGACGACGTCGGTGGGGATGGTGCGGGCACCCTTCGCCGCGTACTTCTGCAGATACGCGGGGGCCTGGCTGATG comes from Streptomyces sp. FXJ1.172 and encodes:
- a CDS encoding mycothiol-dependent nitroreductase Rv2466c family protein; the protein is MSDKTPVDFWFDPLCPWAWMTSRWVLEVEKVRDIEVRWHVMSLAVLNENRLDELPEEYREMLETKAWGPVRVVIAAQQEHGAEVLGDFYTALGTRIHNQGQGPEKAAVAAALKDAGLPESLMDHWDATPYEAELRASHKEGIDKVGQDVGTPVIAVPGSDGEQIAFFGPVVTPAPKGEEAARLWDGTLAVASVPGFYEIKRTRTKGPDFSNL
- a CDS encoding superoxide dismutase; this encodes MPVYTLPDLPYDYSALAPVISPEIIELHHDKHHAAYVKGANDTLEQLAEARDKESWGHVNGLEKNLAFHLSGHILHSIYWQNMTGPKEGGGEPLAADGVGELAEAVKESFGSFAAFRTQLSKAAATTQGSGWGVLAYEPLSGRLIVEQVYDHQGNVGQGSTPLLVFDAWEHAFYLQYRNQKADFVEAMWQVVNWQDVARRYEAARSRADVLLPAG
- a CDS encoding amino acid permease — protein: MPDSSTTTQTPPEERGASLSHGLKQRHLSMIALGGVIGAGLFVGSGAGIAAAGPSIVIAYTVSGLLVMLVMRMLGEMSAAYPSSGSFSAHAERAIGPWAGFAAGWSFWILLCTAVGLEGIGAAHIVSGWVPGTPEWAWVALFMLVFCGTNLAAVKNFGEFEFWFAALKVGAISLFLVLGVLAIAGVLPGTHAPGTSNLSDFLPHGSNGLIIGLLASVFAYGGLETVTIAAAESQDPVRGVASAVRTAMWRIALFYIGSMAVVVTLVPWNSAEVVSKGPYVATLDHLGIPGAGRLMNVVVLVALLSAMNANIYGSSRIAFSLVERGQGPRLLARLSGGVPRIAVLTSCVLGFVCVLLSYWRPNDVFKWLLNMIGAVILVVWIFIAVSQLLLRRRVERESPEKLVVRMWAFPVLTWVALAGMATIFVLMAREADTRMQLYSTGAMTLALAAVGYLRQRARAKR
- a CDS encoding TauD/TfdA dioxygenase family protein; the encoded protein is MSLEITKVTARIGARVSGVDISRPLAPEQVAAVREALNVHKALVFAADGLDDAGQQAFARHFGDLTTAHPTVGAVEGAPNVLPVDSERGRANHWHTDVTFVLNPPQASTLRSITVPPYGGETLIANAAAAYRDLPEPLRRFADTLWAEHTNDYDYAVPDEEVDEEKAAQRAQFTSITYRTAHPVVRVHPLTGERGLFIGGFAQRIVGLSTGESRRILDLLQTYVTRPENILRHRWSENELVLFDNRITQHYAIDNYDGQPRRLHRVTVAGDVPAGIEGKESYSIEGDASHYTPVLAAA
- a CDS encoding LLM class flavin-dependent oxidoreductase, which encodes MTERKLHLNAFLMNTGHHEASWRLPESDPHAHVDLKHYVRLARAAERGTFDSLFLADGPQLWGNLAQRPAGSLEPLTLLTALATATEHIGLIATASTSYNSPYNLARRFASLDIISGGRAGWNIVTTAGAEAARNFGLDAEPAHAERYARAAEFLDVALKLWDSWEDDAVVADKPAGVWGDDSKLHPPRHRGTYFSVAGALNVPRTPQGYPLLVQAGSSEDGKAFAARYAEAVFTAQQTLAGAQAFYADLKSRTGRAGRDPGHIKVLPGIVPVLGSTEAEARAAEQVLEDHIVYDHGVARLESLLQLAPGTLELDSALPRDLPPESAVEGAKSRYTLVVELARREKLTVRQLIGRLGGGRGHLTFAGTPEQVAGQIESWFTQGAADGFNIMPAVLPSGLDAFVEHVVPILRARGLFRTEYGPRQTLRERYGLPRPANQYLSPAPALV
- a CDS encoding ABC transporter ATP-binding protein encodes the protein MAPHTEQLTRPAVRLRGLTRSFEDRTVLDGIDLDLPAGQFTALLGHSGSGKSTLLRAVAGLDHGVAGSGRLTAPERVSVVFQDSRLLPWRRVLDNVLLGLDGRDAEERGRAALAEVGLKGRERAWPGELSGGEAQRAALARSLVREPELLLADEPFGALDALTRIRMHNLLRDLWKRHRPSVLLVTHDVDEAIVLADRVLVLDQGRIGLDLTIDHPHPRSYREALLGEYREQLLTALGVTEDHQ
- a CDS encoding ABC transporter permease, yielding MTAVTTTTAVPAAQAGELPEVRRRRRLSPGRRLPAARLIGPLVVLALWAAASAAKALDTGAIPAPWTVLRTAGRLWSDGTLPADVLTSLQRAGYGFAIGLVAGVLLALAAGLSRTGEALIDGTVQLNRAIPTLGLIPLFILWLGIGEAFKIAIIAIVVYVPVYLNTHAALSGIDSRYVELAEVQGLSRLAFVRQVVIPGTLPGFFVGLRLGVTGSWLGLVVLEQINATSGLGYLMFQAQNYGQTDVILVGLLIYGVFGLVSDSAVRLIERRVLAWRRTLSS